The following is a genomic window from Spirosoma foliorum.
TTCGTATAGTTCTTCATTGGTTAGCATGACTTGTTCTCCTTTTAAGCTTGAAATGGTTTTGTCAATCGTGGTCAATAGCGTTGAGAGTCGATATTGCCGAGCCTGAAGCGCCAGTTTATGGCTTTCCAGCGCCCTGGTCATATTGAAATTCGGGTCTTCCAGAATGTCGATAATCTCACTGAGCGAGAAGTCGAGTTCTTTATAAAAGAGAATCTGTTGCAACCGAATTAGCTCGTTTTCGCCATATAGCCGATACCGGGCTTCGGTACGAATAGATGGTTTTAACAAGCCCACCCGATCGTAGTGGTGCAGCGTACGGACACTGACACCCGCTAGTTTCGCCAGATGTTTAACTGAATACTGCCTCATTTTTAACGCCTTACTTTGATTGACAAAACAAATGTAGGCTATGACGTAAGGGGAGAGTCAAGAGAAAGTTGAAGTTTTTTAGCGGCCAGCCAAATGAGTTGATTCTTGTAGATTAAATAATCGCGATTGTACGTTCTCATTCATCCAGCACGTATTGATTCATACCCTTCTACACTAACTGACATGAGCTTTAGTTTACAAGAAGAAAATAACTCTCCTACGCTGATTAAACTATGTGTTTGCTTTCTTCTTATTGTACCAGGTGCTTTACAGGCGCAATTTATTAGCAGAGTTAATGGCTTTTTCCCTAAATCCTGGGAGGGTAAACAGGCAATGATCGTTGCGAAGCCAGTAGATGGGTCAAATGTTATTGATACCACTACTATCGTTGGTCGCAGTGCAACATTTACAATCAAACTAGCCGAACCCTGTCCGGCTTATCTTTGGGTTGAAGGGAATCCTGACGATATCCAGTTTTTTATCGACTCACCTCAAATCAACATTGGTGTTGATCCGGCAGCCTTCAACCAACCTGTAATTACGGGCTCTGCCAGTAGCGAACTGTGGATAGAAGAGTTTGAGCTTTTGAGAAATTCTGGAGAACCTGAAGCTGATGCTCAAATGGACATGTACAATGCCTTATTGAATAAAGATTCACTAACCGCTTTTAGGCTAGAACATAGGTTCGATTCATTACAAACGATTGAAAGAAACAGGATTGCCAAACTGATCTTGAATCATCCTTCGCTACCCGTCAGTTGGTATCTGTTCGTATCGAATAGCTTTTCGTATCAACAGACGGAAAGCCTGTTTACCAATCTTAATTCTTTTTCGATGTATCCTTCTTATCAGAAAATTGCCAAAAGACTGACTCGAAAGCGATTGGGAAACAAAGCGCCAGATTTTAGCTTACCAAGTGAAAACGGTACCAACATTACGTTATCCAAACTCAACAGTCGCTACATTCTGCTGGATTTCTCGCAGAGATTCCTGATTAGTTGCCAGAAGCGGCATATCGATCTAAAAAGGCTCTATAAGAAATATCATACATTTGGTTTAGAAATAATTACGATATCTTTTGAACCCGACGAAAAATCGGCCAAAGAGGGTTTAAAAGAATATAAGTTGCCCTGGATACAAGTACAGAATATGATGGATTTATCGAAGATTATGGACGAGTTTGCCGTTGAAGGGATGCCCGATAATGTGTTGCTCGATGCCAACAAAATAATGATCGGTCGATATATGTCTGTTTCAGAATTGGACGAGAAACTACAGCAGTTGCTAAAGAAGTGAAGCCGTGCTAAGCGTTTACAGATTAATTCAGTGGTAAAATCATAAGACAAAAACGGCCCTTTGTGATTTATCCACGTTTTTGGGCAGTTTATCCATCAGAATAGGCGCTTGGGCAATTTAAGCTGTGAGTAAGGACGGTAATGATTCATTTTTGTATCATCCTGCTAACAGAAACAACACTGCTCATGAAATTCAAACACTGCTTATTACTGGGAGTTATTTTCGCTTCACTATTCATTGGTACCCTAATCACACTAAGCATGACAGCCCCTCACGATATCACGATTAGTATGGCGAAAACGACGGGTCGATAAATAGGCCTAGGATTACATAGTTAACTATAGGCCATCTGTTTAGGAAGTCGATTCACGAGCCAAAGGCAAAACAGCGCATTGAAAATTAAGGTGAATGGAATAACGGAGATATTCTTAAAAAACAGAATGAGCGCCCATTCAGACGATTGACTGGAAATAACCTGGCGTGCCTGCAGTGTAATGTATAGACAGGTCTCATACGCAATGTGATTAATCAGCTTGTTGAATAACAGTGCGATAACTGAAAATACAATTAGATTTATCAGCAAACTAGGCCATTTATCTTTCACTTTTTGGACAGCCACTCGCCAGTTTTGCTTACGACTCTGCTTGTTTGTAACGAGTTGAACAAGACGAAGGACACCGGTTTTAACATTGGTAAGACCTAAGGCGTAAACGAAAATCAACACCCGAGCTGACTCAACCACTACTTCAAGCAATGTATGCGATAGTGGACTGATTGGCCCGAAGGCTCTTAATTGAATAGCTCGTCCAAATGCGGCTATCAGACCCAGACCAAAGATGACCCAAAAGTGATTTTTGATAAACCGGATGGTATGAATGGTCCAGTCCAGCGATTTGAACAAGTTTAGCGCGGTTATCATGGTAAGGAATTGATTTTTAGGAAAACTCGTTTGCTCAAATCTATTGCATTTTGGATTGACTGTCAATGAGTTGGTTGTAGTTTTTTGCTGGTTTTTGCTGGCGCTGGTATTTACCCGTGCCTTTTGATAAAGTCAGTATTTACTGACGCCAGCGAATGCTGACTAAATAAAAAGGCACGGGCAAATGCCCGCGCCAGTATACAATTCAATTAACTATATGCCTTAAACTAAGGTCGCATCAACGCTAATCGTGGTGTTGAACAGTTTCGAGATTGGACAATTGTGTTCGGCATGATCAACCAACTCGTCAAATTTGGCTTTGTCTAAACCGGGTACGCTGGCCGTAAGTGTCAGTTTCGAACTGGTGATGCCAGCCTCTTCGAGCGTAATGGTGCATTTTACATCGAGCGAATCAGCCGCGAAGCCCGCTCCCTGAATATTGAAGGCTAACTGCATGGCAAAGCAACCTGCATGCGCAGCCGCTACTAGCTCTTCCGGATTGGTACCTACGCCATCGGCGAAACGGGTATTGAATGAGTACTGTGTTTGATTCAGAACCGTGCTGGCTGTTGTCAGATTTCCTTTACCCTCTTTACCTGTTCCGGCCCAATGTGCTGATGCATTCCGTGCAATTTTCATGTCTGTATGATTTAGATTTGTTAGCGATTTGTTTTTGATAGGACAAAAGTAGAGGAGCGATAGCTACCTATTTTTCACCTATGTTAAAAAGCGCTGGAACAAACTAAAAAAGATGATTTCTACCTCACACGAGATATTGTACCAACACTTACAACAGTTTGCGCAACTTCCTGAAGCTGATATGAAACTGGCTAACGAATTCTGGCACTTTAGGAAAATGCCTAAACATGACTACTTCAATTTCCAGAATTCAGTTTGTCGGCAGGTGGGGTTTGTATTGAAAGGGTTGTTCCGGGTGTACTACATCGATCCGAAAACGGAACTGGAGCACAATCTCTATTTCATTCCCGAGCATATGTTCCTGACTTCGCTAAAGGGTCTGCTCACCAAAACAGCCTGCCCATACCTGATTGAAGCGCTGGAAGATGCCGAATTGCTGGTCATTGATCGGGAGGACTTACAGCAACTTTACCCAAGATCGCACAGTTGGGAACGCTTCGGACGGATACTGGCTGAGCAGTATTTTCTGTTCAATCAGATGCGATCCGAAAGTTTACTGACGCAAACCGCCGAGGAGCGTTA
Proteins encoded in this region:
- a CDS encoding OsmC family protein, which codes for MKIARNASAHWAGTGKEGKGNLTTASTVLNQTQYSFNTRFADGVGTNPEELVAAAHAGCFAMQLAFNIQGAGFAADSLDVKCTITLEEAGITSSKLTLTASVPGLDKAKFDELVDHAEHNCPISKLFNTTISVDATLV
- a CDS encoding TlpA disulfide reductase family protein, coding for MSFSLQEENNSPTLIKLCVCFLLIVPGALQAQFISRVNGFFPKSWEGKQAMIVAKPVDGSNVIDTTTIVGRSATFTIKLAEPCPAYLWVEGNPDDIQFFIDSPQINIGVDPAAFNQPVITGSASSELWIEEFELLRNSGEPEADAQMDMYNALLNKDSLTAFRLEHRFDSLQTIERNRIAKLILNHPSLPVSWYLFVSNSFSYQQTESLFTNLNSFSMYPSYQKIAKRLTRKRLGNKAPDFSLPSENGTNITLSKLNSRYILLDFSQRFLISCQKRHIDLKRLYKKYHTFGLEIITISFEPDEKSAKEGLKEYKLPWIQVQNMMDLSKIMDEFAVEGMPDNVLLDANKIMIGRYMSVSELDEKLQQLLKK
- a CDS encoding Crp/Fnr family transcriptional regulator, which gives rise to MISTSHEILYQHLQQFAQLPEADMKLANEFWHFRKMPKHDYFNFQNSVCRQVGFVLKGLFRVYYIDPKTELEHNLYFIPEHMFLTSLKGLLTKTACPYLIEALEDAELLVIDREDLQQLYPRSHSWERFGRILAEQYFLFNQMRSESLLTQTAEERYVDLIESQPDILNRVSLGHISSYLGIKGPSLSRIRAQVARK